The following nucleotide sequence is from Aedes aegypti strain LVP_AGWG chromosome 3, AaegL5.0 Primary Assembly, whole genome shotgun sequence.
aaagaccgaccagataggcctcgctcgcttcctgcagggccatgacagccgagctctggaagcgcagatcggtcttgaagtcctgggCGATCTCACGAACCAGACGCTGGAATGGCAGCTTGCGGATCAGCAGCTCAGTCGACTTTTGGTAGCGACGGATTTCACGCAGAGCAACGGTTCCTGGCCGATAACGGTGAGGCTTCTTGACacctccggtggctggggcgctcttgcgagcggCTTTGGTAGCCAGCTGCTTGCGAGGAGCTTTTCCTCCAGTAGACTTACGAGCAGTCTGCTTGGTACGGGCCATTGTGTTAGATGATGATTAATTTGCTTTCAATCCAAACGGATCAGTTGAAACGCAGCGACAGAATGAGGGTCAAAAAACCAGGCAGTCCTCTTTTATATGCTCATATCGATGCAGGCAACCAATCGGAAGCCACGGAAGAATAGAACAAGCAAGAGAGGAAAGAAGAACTCAACCCTCGAGTGGGTATAAAAGTGGCCGCTAGTGTTTGGCGCAGCCATCAGTTCCAGTACTACCGTCGTCGAACACAGAACCAAATTCATCCAAAATGACCGGCCGTGGCAAGGGAGGCAAAGGACTCGGAAAAGGAGGCGCCaag
It contains:
- the LOC110678353 gene encoding histone H3 — protein: MARTKQTARKSTGGKAPRKQLATKAARKSAPATGGVKKPHRYRPGTVALREIRRYQKSTELLIRKLPFQRLVREIAQDFKTDLRFQSSAVMALQEASEAYLVGLFEDTNLCAIHAKRVTIMPKDIQLARRIRGERA